In Thermococcus sp. JdF3, a genomic segment contains:
- a CDS encoding DUF996 domain-containing protein, translating to MNLVHVSGDTMENLKNARTWGGIGAIFSLFYVTYLVGFVLKLFAVKNIAEATKKENIFKDYIWAALLNITASLILSWAFYNMWDKMADVIHDPEKVAELTSAFGTWSLIAVVIMIIGVWFMKKSYDAIARETGVGTFHTAALFYLMGAILTLIMVGYFFIMVGAIMEIMAFFALPEELPGAVSEAPTPGSVPEKAEGTGNAEVSEEPVTSEEEPAEATEDVTEETQQE from the coding sequence ATGAACCTCGTACATGTATCTGGTGATACCATGGAAAATCTGAAAAACGCCCGAACATGGGGTGGCATTGGCGCCATATTCAGTCTCTTTTACGTGACCTACCTGGTGGGTTTTGTTCTGAAGCTCTTCGCGGTTAAGAACATCGCGGAGGCAACTAAGAAGGAAAACATCTTTAAGGACTACATATGGGCAGCCCTGCTCAACATAACCGCCAGCCTGATCCTTTCCTGGGCTTTCTACAACATGTGGGACAAGATGGCAGACGTCATCCACGACCCCGAGAAGGTGGCCGAACTCACATCCGCCTTCGGAACGTGGAGCCTTATTGCAGTGGTCATAATGATAATCGGCGTCTGGTTCATGAAGAAGAGCTACGACGCCATAGCTCGGGAAACAGGCGTGGGGACTTTCCACACGGCAGCGCTGTTCTACCTTATGGGTGCTATACTCACGCTTATCATGGTGGGCTACTTCTTCATCATGGTTGGTGCCATCATGGAGATAATGGCGTTTTTCGCCCTCCCGGAGGAGCTTCCCGGCGCAGTGAGCGAGGCACCGACACCGGGGTCTGTACCGGAAAAAGCTGAGGGCACCGGGAATGCCGAAGTCTCAGAGGAGCCCGTGACTTCTGAGGAGGAACCTGCCGAGGCCACTGAGGACGTCACTGAGGAAACCCAGCAAGAGTAG
- a CDS encoding DUF996 domain-containing protein — protein MGDLKNAKMMGGIGAILTVVGLGFIGFILKLLAVKNIAEATNRGEIFSKYLWAAILNIVASLILVGTMWGAILGASESPEFGLGMMGAGGIIAVILMIVGVWFMKQSYDMISEETGVGMFHTVALLYIIGAILMIVLIGGLLIVIAAILEIIAFFSLPDEISKPVEEPAPV, from the coding sequence GTGGGTGATTTGAAAAATGCCAAAATGATGGGTGGCATCGGAGCCATCCTGACCGTTGTGGGCCTCGGCTTCATAGGCTTCATCCTGAAGCTCTTGGCAGTTAAGAACATCGCCGAGGCTACAAACCGCGGAGAGATATTCAGCAAGTACCTCTGGGCCGCCATACTGAACATAGTGGCCAGCCTGATACTTGTGGGAACCATGTGGGGCGCGATACTGGGTGCCTCCGAATCGCCAGAGTTCGGCCTGGGTATGATGGGTGCAGGCGGCATTATCGCAGTGATTCTCATGATAGTCGGTGTATGGTTCATGAAGCAGAGCTACGACATGATATCCGAGGAAACCGGGGTGGGAATGTTCCACACGGTCGCACTGCTGTACATTATCGGTGCAATCCTGATGATAGTTCTGATCGGCGGACTGCTTATTGTCATAGCGGCAATCCTTGAGATAATCGCGTTCTTCTCGTTGCCCGACGAGATATCCAAGCCCGTCGAAGAACCCGCACCGGTTTAG
- the argF gene encoding ornithine carbamoyltransferase — protein sequence MVVSLAGRDVLCLQDFTREEIETILKTAEMMKIWNKIGKPHRVLEGKTLAMIFQKPSTRTRISFEVGIYQLGGYGLYLNANDLQLRRGETIADTARVLSRYVDGMMARVYAHKDVEDLAKYASVPVINGLSDFSHPCQALADYQTILEKKGRIAGLKIVYVGDGNNVAHSLMIAGTKLGANVVVATPEGFEPDEKVIKWAEQNAAESGGSFELLHDPVQAVKDADVIYTDVWASMGQEAEAEERRKIFQPFQVNKDLVKHAKPDYIFMHCLPAHRGEEVTDDVVDSPNSVVFDEAENRLHAQKAVMALVMGGIKV from the coding sequence ATGGTGGTTAGCCTTGCAGGAAGGGATGTTCTCTGCCTTCAGGACTTTACGAGGGAGGAGATTGAGACTATTCTCAAGACGGCCGAGATGATGAAGATATGGAACAAAATCGGCAAGCCGCACCGCGTTCTTGAGGGCAAGACCCTGGCCATGATCTTCCAGAAGCCCTCAACCAGAACAAGGATCTCCTTTGAGGTTGGAATCTACCAGCTCGGCGGATACGGCCTCTACCTCAACGCCAACGACCTCCAGCTCAGGCGCGGCGAGACCATCGCCGACACCGCCCGCGTCCTCAGCAGGTACGTCGACGGAATGATGGCGAGGGTTTACGCCCACAAGGACGTCGAGGACCTCGCCAAGTACGCCAGCGTCCCGGTCATCAACGGTCTGAGCGACTTCAGCCACCCGTGCCAGGCCCTCGCTGACTACCAGACCATCCTTGAGAAGAAGGGCCGTATCGCTGGCCTCAAGATAGTCTACGTTGGAGATGGAAACAACGTCGCCCACTCCCTCATGATAGCCGGAACCAAGCTCGGTGCCAACGTTGTTGTTGCAACTCCCGAAGGCTTCGAGCCGGACGAGAAGGTCATCAAGTGGGCCGAGCAGAACGCGGCCGAGAGCGGCGGCAGCTTCGAGCTCCTCCACGACCCGGTTCAGGCGGTTAAGGACGCGGACGTCATCTACACCGACGTCTGGGCGAGCATGGGCCAGGAGGCCGAGGCCGAGGAGAGGAGAAAGATATTCCAGCCGTTCCAGGTGAACAAGGACCTCGTCAAGCACGCGAAGCCTGACTACATCTTCATGCACTGCCTCCCGGCCCACCGCGGCGAGGAAGTCACCGACGACGTCGTTGACTCACCGAACAGCGTCGTCTTCGACGAGGCCGAGAACCGCTTGCACGCCCAGAAGGCCGTCATGGCCCTCGTCATGGGTGGAATTAAGGTCTGA
- a CDS encoding ATP-binding protein has product MAIKIVRLVRHNPWWKGEGWEKEDRDLSRAGEIIPRKRVEVKEGSVTLLRGIRRAGKSFYIKTLIKALIENGTDPRRIAYIPCDRFTGGEVRALIDELRLRHGELYVFLDEITYLRGWRLLLKELGEEGVTTVATGSNPVELKRESELLPGRGIEGNEYYFNPLSFREFARFMRPELPDVSFTYREPDADELLPWYEELEGLFYAYLQTGGFPEAVLEFRRDGKVKPERYEELIRLVLGEIAKSGKSEETARELLEAIFRLRGNRVDYVSLAREIGVSHPTVREYLSTLESARVLYTLEAWDITRKRHAHRKEKKIVFQSPLIATALAVYLGEEPVEFVEGNIEWLVEHTVASHVIWHLEEPVLREKHAFAGFYYNGSKECDIVIRDGGFFGIEVKYGRVKRKGYPFPVLYLSKDELGPDVVPASLYLYGLEKSDRSI; this is encoded by the coding sequence ATGGCGATAAAGATAGTCAGGCTCGTGAGGCACAACCCCTGGTGGAAGGGCGAAGGCTGGGAGAAAGAGGACAGGGACCTTTCGAGGGCTGGGGAGATAATTCCGAGGAAGCGCGTTGAGGTGAAGGAGGGTTCCGTAACACTTCTCAGGGGAATCCGACGGGCGGGCAAGAGCTTCTACATCAAGACGCTGATAAAGGCTCTCATCGAGAACGGCACGGACCCGAGAAGGATAGCCTACATTCCCTGCGACAGGTTCACGGGGGGAGAGGTAAGGGCCTTAATAGACGAGCTTAGATTAAGGCATGGTGAGCTCTACGTCTTCCTCGACGAGATAACCTACCTGAGGGGCTGGAGGCTCCTCCTCAAGGAACTCGGCGAGGAGGGCGTAACCACCGTTGCCACTGGCTCAAACCCGGTGGAGCTGAAGCGCGAGAGCGAGCTCCTTCCTGGGAGGGGGATAGAGGGCAACGAGTACTACTTCAACCCCCTGAGCTTCCGCGAGTTCGCGCGCTTCATGAGGCCCGAACTGCCCGATGTGTCCTTCACCTACAGGGAGCCCGATGCCGATGAGCTCTTACCCTGGTATGAAGAGCTTGAAGGCCTCTTCTACGCCTACCTCCAGACGGGTGGCTTTCCGGAGGCCGTTCTGGAGTTCAGGCGCGATGGGAAGGTGAAGCCAGAGCGGTACGAAGAGCTGATCCGCCTCGTCCTCGGAGAAATCGCAAAGTCCGGGAAGAGCGAGGAGACGGCAAGGGAGCTCCTTGAGGCCATCTTCAGGCTGAGGGGCAACAGGGTTGACTACGTGAGCCTGGCCCGGGAAATCGGGGTCTCCCACCCGACGGTGCGGGAGTACCTCTCAACGCTGGAGAGCGCGAGGGTGTTATACACGCTGGAGGCATGGGACATAACCAGAAAACGCCACGCCCACAGGAAGGAGAAGAAAATAGTCTTCCAGAGCCCACTCATAGCGACGGCCCTCGCCGTCTACCTCGGGGAGGAGCCGGTGGAGTTCGTCGAGGGCAACATTGAGTGGCTCGTGGAGCACACCGTCGCGTCTCACGTTATCTGGCACCTTGAAGAGCCGGTTCTCAGGGAGAAACACGCCTTTGCAGGCTTCTACTACAACGGCTCGAAGGAGTGCGACATTGTCATAAGGGATGGGGGCTTCTTCGGCATCGAGGTCAAGTACGGCCGGGTGAAGCGAAAGGGCTACCCATTCCCGGTGCTCTACCTTTCAAAGGACGAGCTCGGCCCGGACGTCGTCCCAGCATCGCTCTACCTCTACGGCCTGGAGAAGAGCGATCGGTCAATATGA
- a CDS encoding RsmB/NOP family class I SAM-dependent RNA methyltransferase, whose translation MLEKLFSIGYSKTFAERYYELWGERALAIAEAMEKPLPRCFRVNTLRIEVPGLTKLLNRKGFQFRRVPWAREGFCLTREPFSITSTPEYLSGLLYIQEASSMYPPVALEPKPGETVADMAAAPGGKTSHIAQLMENEGIIYAFDVGEERLKETRLNLSRLGVTNTVLFHRSSLHIDELGVEFDRILLDAPCTGSGTIHKNPERKANRTMDDVKFCQGLQMKLIEKALGVLKPGGILVYSTCSLEPEENEFVVQWVLDSFDVELLPLRHGEPALTAPFGVELSDEMRKARRFYPDRHGTSGFFVAKIKKL comes from the coding sequence ATGCTCGAAAAGCTCTTTAGTATCGGCTACTCAAAGACCTTCGCGGAGCGCTATTACGAGCTCTGGGGCGAGAGGGCGCTGGCGATAGCCGAGGCCATGGAGAAGCCCCTTCCGAGGTGCTTCCGCGTGAACACACTCCGCATCGAGGTTCCAGGGCTTACCAAGCTCCTCAACAGGAAGGGATTCCAGTTTAGGCGCGTTCCCTGGGCGAGGGAAGGTTTCTGCCTGACGAGGGAGCCGTTCTCGATAACCTCCACCCCGGAATATCTCAGCGGCCTCCTCTACATTCAGGAGGCCAGCTCGATGTATCCTCCGGTGGCTCTGGAACCGAAGCCCGGTGAAACCGTCGCGGACATGGCCGCCGCCCCCGGTGGGAAGACGAGCCACATAGCACAGCTGATGGAGAACGAGGGCATCATTTACGCCTTCGATGTCGGCGAGGAGAGGCTCAAAGAGACCCGCCTGAACCTCTCGCGCCTCGGCGTCACCAATACCGTGCTCTTCCACAGGTCCTCGCTCCACATAGACGAGCTCGGGGTGGAGTTCGACAGAATCCTACTCGATGCCCCCTGCACCGGCTCGGGGACGATACACAAGAACCCCGAAAGGAAGGCCAACAGAACGATGGACGATGTCAAGTTCTGCCAGGGACTGCAGATGAAGCTCATCGAGAAGGCCCTCGGAGTCCTGAAGCCGGGAGGAATCCTCGTCTACTCAACCTGCTCCCTCGAGCCGGAGGAGAACGAGTTCGTGGTTCAATGGGTTCTCGACAGCTTCGACGTTGAGCTCCTGCCCCTCCGCCACGGCGAGCCGGCTCTAACCGCTCCTTTTGGTGTTGAGCTGAGTGATGAGATGAGAAAGGCGAGGCGCTTTTATCCGGACAGACACGGGACGAGCGGCTTCTTCGTGGCGAAGATTAAGAAGCTTTGA
- a CDS encoding metallophosphoesterase yields the protein MPIKLPLFRKKVLELLSSTDETKVMHVSDTPESAYRFIGELIEGIRPEYVIHTGDLADNIKLERRPDMKPLYIGAVRKLARVLKNPGMELYVVPGNEDEPGVVQEFFGGSVVEPGTIVEIGGMRFALGHTWKDVVGLDADFRLYGHNFKLIDRGLNGVLGVNFVLLPSGRTYRVKYPGGTDFDRGYKMWRGM from the coding sequence ATGCCTATAAAACTTCCCCTCTTCCGGAAAAAAGTCCTGGAACTGCTGTCATCCACCGACGAAACGAAGGTCATGCACGTCAGCGACACCCCAGAGAGCGCTTACCGCTTCATAGGTGAGCTCATCGAGGGGATCCGTCCCGAGTACGTTATCCACACGGGCGACCTCGCTGACAATATAAAACTTGAGCGAAGACCCGACATGAAGCCGCTCTACATCGGGGCCGTAAGAAAGCTGGCCCGCGTACTCAAGAACCCGGGGATGGAACTCTACGTGGTTCCCGGCAACGAGGACGAGCCGGGGGTAGTCCAGGAGTTCTTCGGGGGAAGTGTCGTCGAGCCAGGAACCATCGTTGAGATAGGAGGTATGAGGTTCGCCCTCGGCCACACCTGGAAGGATGTAGTCGGTCTGGACGCCGACTTCAGGCTCTACGGCCACAACTTCAAACTGATCGATAGGGGGCTGAACGGCGTCCTTGGTGTCAACTTCGTTCTCCTTCCGAGCGGGAGGACCTACCGCGTTAAGTATCCGGGGGGAACTGATTTCGATAGGGGCTACAAGATGTGGAGGGGCATGTGA
- a CDS encoding saccharopine dehydrogenase family protein, which translates to MKVLVLGAGNVGRAIAWDLRDEFDVHVGDVSEERLRAVSEFATPVKVNAADFDELVEVMGGFELVIGALPGRFGYQSVRAAIKAGVDMVDVSFMPENPLGLRDEAEKAQVTVIFDAGFAPGLSHILMGRIWQEMDELREGYIYVGGLPKEPRPPLYYRITWSPKDLIEEYTRPARVIRDGEVKTVDPFERIERVSVGDFEFEAFVSDGLRSLLESVRAERLEEWTLRWPGHLEKMRVLRELGFFGQEHVDKTLEVIAPLMTYESPDFSIMQVVGRGTLNGEEKEIGYLMYDEEKGGFTSMARVTGFTAAIIARLVAEKGCIFGVIPPEILGMRIDTFERIADEITERGIRLERWENAPPGDS; encoded by the coding sequence ATGAAGGTTCTCGTTCTCGGTGCCGGAAACGTTGGAAGGGCGATAGCCTGGGATTTAAGGGACGAGTTCGACGTTCACGTCGGAGACGTCAGCGAGGAGAGGCTGAGGGCGGTTTCAGAGTTTGCCACCCCCGTGAAGGTGAACGCTGCAGACTTCGATGAGCTGGTTGAAGTAATGGGGGGCTTTGAGCTTGTGATAGGGGCCCTGCCCGGCAGATTCGGCTATCAATCCGTTAGAGCCGCCATAAAAGCGGGCGTTGATATGGTTGACGTCTCCTTCATGCCGGAGAACCCGCTAGGGCTTCGCGATGAGGCTGAAAAGGCGCAGGTGACGGTTATATTCGACGCCGGCTTTGCTCCGGGGCTGAGCCACATACTGATGGGGCGCATCTGGCAGGAGATGGACGAGCTGAGGGAGGGCTACATCTACGTCGGCGGCCTCCCAAAGGAACCGAGGCCACCGCTTTATTACAGAATTACATGGTCCCCGAAAGACCTAATTGAGGAATACACGAGGCCGGCGCGCGTGATAAGGGACGGCGAGGTTAAGACGGTTGACCCCTTCGAGAGGATCGAGAGGGTGAGCGTTGGCGACTTCGAGTTCGAGGCCTTCGTCAGCGATGGCCTGAGGAGTTTACTGGAGAGCGTGAGGGCGGAAAGGCTGGAGGAATGGACGCTCCGCTGGCCCGGGCACCTGGAGAAGATGAGGGTTCTGAGGGAGCTGGGTTTCTTCGGGCAGGAGCACGTCGATAAGACGCTTGAGGTTATAGCCCCGCTCATGACCTACGAGAGCCCGGACTTCTCGATAATGCAGGTGGTCGGAAGGGGAACGCTGAACGGCGAGGAGAAGGAGATAGGTTACCTCATGTACGACGAGGAGAAAGGCGGCTTCACCTCGATGGCCCGCGTCACAGGATTCACCGCGGCCATAATAGCGAGGCTCGTGGCCGAGAAGGGCTGCATCTTCGGCGTTATCCCGCCGGAGATACTCGGAATGCGCATAGACACCTTCGAGAGGATAGCGGACGAGATAACCGAGAGGGGAATAAGGCTGGAGAGGTGGGAGAATGCTCCACCTGGTGATAGCTGA
- a CDS encoding 16S rRNA methyltransferase, with protein sequence MLHLVIAEAELELVPKAILDHPAVVNHARRRGKRPDEILLDSTYHHAAIKKLPDGERRGRPDIVHICLLNALESIANKEGKLRIYVHTRNDEVIHIKPETRIPRNYNRFVGLMESLFRDRVVPRGLELLRIEEKSLGELVEELNPDGVFVMHEEGKPTKPKDFGKILGGLENPLVIVGGFPHGDFRSETPGEKISIYEAPLMAWAVVNEVIINFEHWVP encoded by the coding sequence ATGCTCCACCTGGTGATAGCTGAGGCGGAGCTTGAGCTCGTCCCGAAGGCCATACTGGACCATCCGGCCGTTGTGAACCACGCCAGGAGGAGGGGAAAGAGGCCGGACGAGATACTGCTGGACAGCACCTACCACCACGCGGCCATCAAAAAGCTCCCGGACGGAGAGAGGCGCGGGAGGCCGGACATAGTCCACATCTGCCTGCTGAACGCTCTGGAGAGTATAGCCAACAAAGAGGGCAAATTGAGGATCTACGTCCACACTCGAAACGATGAGGTCATCCACATCAAGCCGGAGACGAGGATTCCGAGGAACTACAACCGCTTCGTTGGGCTGATGGAGAGCCTCTTCAGGGACCGGGTCGTGCCGAGGGGCCTGGAGTTGCTCCGCATTGAGGAGAAGTCCCTCGGAGAGCTCGTGGAGGAGTTAAACCCCGACGGGGTCTTCGTGATGCACGAGGAGGGGAAGCCCACAAAGCCAAAGGACTTTGGGAAGATACTGGGTGGACTTGAGAACCCCCTCGTCATCGTCGGTGGATTCCCCCATGGGGATTTCAGGAGCGAAACGCCGGGGGAAAAAATAAGCATTTACGAGGCCCCGTTGATGGCCTGGGCGGTTGTGAATGAGGTAATCATCAACTTTGAGCATTGGGTTCCCTGA
- a CDS encoding sodium-dependent transporter — translation MRKISFLMAFLIAGYVLGIWNFLVLPKYYITFGLKGFLISLLPMLVAMFLIYSEAESTKKTRYLIYELFFKIARTPALIFSLLMFLMIMLGVTTYYSSYGLALIFGMGSRYIPILAVGTILLSVLMLILAKGRTLEFISVVSILFVLFALASAFLIRNQALSMVTAPQAVQYMNSAVSSITSSDLSLTTRGVLFMVVSVFISLGLGAGVYYVLGSFTPEELDLRKVLAAVFVLQIILSFAAAFTVAYSLGAAYQAYGEAFQNPNIPADESMKLFMKFNDLKDYATDSDKSPMDSIEVFYSIPEVLRGNVPNDTTLIALLMLSLYLAGLTTIIILIEMGSQMLSEVMQLGRNQSLGLVSFIGMIVAGAMVVGDIRTMFVVVPFSVAALMAAVESYPLLSSELTHNKAIVSAVMLLLFVSGLATIYYSLTAPKMPVKIGAVLGLVLLVPVLMNGMLLKARR, via the coding sequence ATGCGAAAAATAAGCTTCCTGATGGCGTTCCTAATCGCCGGATACGTCCTTGGAATATGGAACTTCCTGGTTCTGCCGAAGTACTACATAACCTTCGGGCTCAAAGGATTCCTGATTTCACTCCTCCCGATGCTGGTGGCAATGTTCCTGATATACAGCGAGGCGGAGAGCACCAAAAAGACCCGCTACCTCATATACGAGCTGTTCTTTAAGATAGCCAGGACTCCCGCACTGATATTCAGCCTGCTGATGTTCCTGATGATAATGCTCGGCGTCACCACCTACTACTCCTCATACGGCCTCGCCCTCATCTTCGGGATGGGCTCGAGGTACATCCCCATTCTGGCTGTCGGGACGATACTGCTCTCTGTTCTGATGCTCATACTGGCAAAGGGCAGAACCCTCGAGTTCATCTCGGTCGTCTCGATACTCTTCGTTCTTTTCGCCCTCGCTTCGGCGTTTCTGATCAGGAACCAGGCGCTCAGCATGGTCACCGCGCCACAGGCGGTTCAGTACATGAACAGTGCAGTATCCTCAATAACGTCCTCTGACCTGTCCCTGACCACGAGGGGAGTCCTCTTCATGGTCGTTTCAGTCTTCATCTCCCTCGGTCTTGGCGCTGGCGTTTACTACGTCCTGGGAAGCTTCACTCCCGAAGAGCTCGACCTCAGAAAGGTTCTTGCTGCGGTTTTTGTCCTTCAGATAATCCTCAGCTTCGCCGCGGCATTCACCGTCGCCTACTCCCTGGGCGCCGCATACCAGGCCTACGGCGAGGCGTTCCAGAACCCCAACATACCAGCCGACGAGTCAATGAAGCTCTTCATGAAGTTCAACGACCTCAAGGACTACGCCACGGACAGCGATAAGAGCCCGATGGACTCGATAGAGGTCTTCTACTCGATACCCGAAGTCCTGAGGGGCAACGTGCCCAACGACACGACCCTCATAGCGCTCCTGATGCTGTCCCTCTACCTTGCGGGCCTCACGACCATAATCATCCTCATTGAGATGGGCAGTCAGATGCTCTCCGAGGTCATGCAGCTGGGAAGAAACCAGAGCCTTGGGCTTGTGAGTTTCATCGGAATGATAGTGGCCGGCGCTATGGTGGTCGGCGACATCAGAACGATGTTCGTTGTTGTACCATTTTCCGTGGCGGCTCTCATGGCTGCGGTCGAGAGCTACCCGCTGCTTTCCTCCGAGCTGACGCACAATAAAGCGATAGTCTCGGCCGTGATGCTGCTCCTCTTCGTCAGCGGCCTGGCAACTATCTACTATTCACTCACCGCCCCAAAGATGCCGGTGAAGATCGGTGCGGTGCTGGGTCTCGTGCTCCTCGTACCGGTGCTCATGAACGGCATGCTGCTGAAGGCCCGCCGTTGA
- a CDS encoding translation initiation factor IF-5A, which produces MGDKTKVQVSKLKPGRYILIDGEPCRIGNITVSSPGKHGSAKARIEAVGIFDGKVRSIVKPTSAEVDVPIIDKRTAQIIAMTPDTVQIMDMETYELFDIPIEGGVADDVKDQLKEGINVEYWETLGRIKIMRLKGE; this is translated from the coding sequence ATGGGAGACAAGACCAAGGTTCAGGTTAGCAAGCTCAAGCCGGGAAGGTACATCCTCATCGACGGCGAGCCCTGCAGGATAGGCAACATAACCGTTTCTTCACCTGGCAAGCACGGTTCAGCCAAGGCTAGGATTGAGGCCGTTGGAATCTTCGACGGCAAGGTCAGGAGCATCGTCAAGCCCACCAGCGCCGAGGTTGACGTTCCGATCATCGACAAGAGAACCGCCCAGATCATCGCCATGACCCCTGACACCGTCCAGATCATGGACATGGAGACCTACGAGCTCTTCGACATCCCGATCGAGGGCGGCGTCGCCGACGACGTCAAGGATCAGCTCAAGGAGGGCATCAACGTCGAGTACTGGGAGACCCTCGGCAGGATTAAGATAATGAGGCTCAAGGGCGAGTGA
- the speB gene encoding agmatinase — MDFLYTYETLKLEFPLVEPEEAKFVILGVPFDGTTSFKPGARFGPTLIRHATLNLESYILDYDVDIAELPIADIGDVAVVAGDPRKTADRVRETVEELKRVNPGAIPILLGGEHSQTLGAVEALKPASYVVFDAHLDLRESYEDNPYNHACVARRIGELGVREAMFGIRSGTREEVEYTEREGIAWVHARDYDFDAFVELVKPLPEPVYLSVDIDAFDLSLVPSTGTPEAGGLRFWDVVEAMEWLVENKRVAGFDIMEVAGNGLGDVTALTAAKLLFYFIGAMGKKNE; from the coding sequence ATGGACTTCCTGTACACCTACGAGACGCTTAAGCTTGAGTTTCCACTCGTCGAGCCCGAAGAGGCAAAGTTTGTTATCCTCGGCGTTCCCTTTGACGGGACGACCAGCTTCAAGCCCGGCGCGAGGTTCGGGCCAACGCTCATCAGGCACGCGACGCTCAACCTCGAGAGCTACATCCTCGACTACGACGTTGACATAGCGGAACTTCCCATAGCGGACATTGGGGATGTGGCAGTTGTGGCAGGCGACCCCCGCAAGACCGCGGACAGGGTTAGGGAAACCGTCGAGGAGCTCAAACGTGTTAATCCCGGCGCTATCCCGATACTTCTGGGCGGCGAGCACTCCCAAACCCTCGGGGCTGTGGAAGCACTAAAACCTGCCAGCTACGTCGTCTTCGACGCCCATCTGGATCTCCGCGAGAGCTACGAGGACAACCCCTACAACCACGCCTGCGTGGCGAGGAGGATAGGCGAGCTGGGGGTCAGGGAGGCGATGTTCGGGATACGGAGCGGCACGAGGGAGGAGGTAGAGTACACCGAGCGGGAAGGGATAGCGTGGGTCCACGCGAGGGACTACGACTTCGACGCCTTCGTCGAGCTGGTCAAGCCGCTCCCGGAGCCGGTTTACCTCTCCGTGGACATAGACGCTTTCGACTTGTCACTGGTTCCATCAACAGGGACACCCGAGGCAGGGGGGTTAAGGTTCTGGGACGTCGTTGAAGCGATGGAATGGCTCGTGGAGAACAAGCGCGTGGCGGGCTTTGACATAATGGAGGTGGCCGGGAACGGGCTCGGTGACGTGACCGCGCTGACGGCGGCAAAGCTGCTGTTTTACTTCATAGGGGCAATGGGAAAGAAAAACGAGTGA